One segment of Paenibacillus sp. FSL R7-0337 DNA contains the following:
- a CDS encoding sigma-70 family RNA polymerase sigma factor: MEPNSLDELYEQYVDDIYRYLRSLCQDHHAAEDLMQDTFYRAYLYLEDCREERIKPWLFRVAYNAFVDYTRKEKRSVAKEGAYFSSLPHPETTEGTLLKQERWEEAARALSELPEGQRHALLLHDVHGLSYKEAADIMEVGLSQYKILVFRARQKLREADRRRNEHE, from the coding sequence ATGGAGCCGAATTCGCTGGATGAACTATATGAACAATATGTTGACGACATCTACCGCTATCTGCGCTCCCTCTGCCAGGACCATCATGCGGCTGAAGATTTGATGCAGGATACCTTTTACCGGGCGTATCTGTATCTGGAGGATTGCCGAGAGGAGCGGATTAAGCCGTGGCTGTTCCGGGTTGCATATAATGCATTCGTGGATTATACGCGCAAGGAGAAGCGGAGTGTGGCGAAGGAAGGCGCTTATTTCAGCAGCCTGCCCCACCCGGAGACGACGGAAGGCACTCTGCTGAAGCAGGAACGCTGGGAGGAAGCAGCGCGGGCGCTCAGCGAGTTGCCGGAGGGGCAGCGTCATGCCCTGCTGCTGCACGATGTGCACGGGCTGAGCTATAAGGAAGCCGCTGACATTATGGAGGTAGGCTTGTCCCAATACAAGATACTCGTATTCCGCGCCAGGCAGAAGCTGCGTGAGGCGGATCGGAGGAGGAATGAGCATGAGTGA
- a CDS encoding anti-sigma factor, translating to MSEEFKEKLRRYSEGTLPEEEREELESELVKLEAYQLYLEEQMEREEQDGQATGSWTKTDTQAPGFKKAKKKRREKSIIRRGKWKARINNTLTVFSAFLIFTVITSIITTVFYNTGDRMNTYRDVVESAIAVTRPNTTVRLSADVHYFFRLELSGNLLKQVGSESIQVGSYTQDLHLGLANISKFNWTDERNGSGKVFYYPSAEGTARGGDDNNQWKRLAKLPEGTVAEAYLSLSHLYTTDELLKQLEPLNLQPVWFGADTGPWERDNDVVVHPLGFPYQPMWHADDMKRSEVTKEKTGWFSSVSSFSSVSPSVESYGSGALRDANFIKTLKLLQQHQTLAGRAAYINQLDTSVAYLEKNGVKLYGAVVTGPVKELLKLREASWVSHLQVGEVRLWNWTE from the coding sequence ATGAGTGAGGAATTTAAAGAGAAGCTACGCAGGTACAGTGAGGGCACCCTCCCGGAGGAAGAGCGTGAGGAGCTGGAGAGTGAGCTTGTGAAGCTTGAGGCGTATCAGCTGTATCTGGAGGAGCAGATGGAACGGGAAGAGCAGGACGGGCAGGCCACTGGGAGCTGGACCAAGACGGATACGCAAGCTCCAGGGTTCAAAAAGGCGAAGAAGAAGCGAAGAGAGAAGTCCATTATTCGCCGGGGCAAATGGAAGGCGCGGATTAACAATACACTTACTGTATTTTCGGCGTTCCTGATCTTTACGGTTATCACCAGCATCATTACAACAGTCTTCTACAACACCGGCGACCGTATGAATACCTACCGTGATGTGGTAGAATCAGCGATTGCTGTTACCCGTCCCAACACCACGGTACGGCTTTCAGCGGATGTACATTATTTTTTCCGGCTGGAGTTATCCGGGAATCTGCTGAAGCAGGTGGGCAGCGAGAGTATTCAGGTGGGCAGCTATACCCAAGATCTCCATCTGGGACTAGCTAATATTAGTAAGTTTAATTGGACGGATGAGCGGAATGGGTCTGGAAAAGTGTTCTATTATCCGTCTGCGGAGGGTACTGCCAGGGGAGGAGATGACAATAATCAGTGGAAGAGGCTTGCAAAGCTTCCTGAAGGTACGGTTGCCGAGGCGTATTTGTCACTCAGCCATTTATATACCACAGATGAGCTGCTGAAGCAGCTGGAGCCGCTGAACCTTCAACCTGTCTGGTTCGGAGCAGATACCGGGCCTTGGGAGAGGGATAACGATGTGGTCGTACACCCGCTTGGCTTCCCCTATCAGCCTATGTGGCACGCGGATGATATGAAGAGATCAGAGGTCACCAAGGAAAAAACAGGCTGGTTCAGCTCCGTATCCTCATTCAGCAGCGTGTCGCCTTCCGTTGAGTCTTACGGGAGCGGCGCGTTGCGGGATGCCAATTTCATCAAGACCCTTAAGCTGCTGCAGCAGCATCAGACACTCGCGGGCAGAGCGGCGTATATCAATCAGCTAGACACCTCTGTGGCTTATCTGGAGAAGAACGGGGTGAAGCTCTATGGGGCCGTTGTCACCGGACCGGTCAAGGAACTGCTGAAGCTGCGCGAGGCTTCATGGGTGAGTCACCTCCAGGTGGGGGAAGTGCGGCTGTGGAACTGGACGGAGTGA
- a CDS encoding DUF1629 domain-containing protein — translation MDYYLLEPQYPRSGFISGGTTFIPELDTNYIAVDGPLPVDTKAEVELMSSVRSLKVDYFETVTGTRVVSDAFKALLEQTDTNVQFIPAVVRYHHGLPVERTYWIAHLPDRVDGFDYERSEYGRKAVIAASEHQPPRKPVKVISRLVLDSGKIAGREFFLLAHVYVRQPIISGEFYALCQKHKLKLQVIAI, via the coding sequence ATGGACTACTATTTGCTCGAACCGCAATATCCCCGCAGCGGATTTATCAGCGGCGGCACAACCTTTATTCCTGAACTGGACACCAACTATATAGCTGTAGACGGCCCGCTGCCCGTTGATACAAAAGCTGAAGTCGAGCTTATGTCATCAGTCCGCAGCTTGAAGGTGGACTATTTCGAGACGGTCACGGGCACAAGAGTGGTATCAGATGCATTCAAAGCGCTACTGGAGCAAACCGACACAAACGTGCAGTTTATTCCCGCCGTTGTCCGCTATCATCATGGCCTCCCGGTTGAACGGACCTACTGGATCGCGCATCTGCCGGACCGGGTGGACGGCTTCGATTACGAACGATCAGAATACGGACGCAAAGCGGTGATCGCTGCTTCTGAGCACCAGCCGCCGCGCAAGCCCGTCAAGGTAATTTCCAGGCTCGTTCTCGATTCCGGCAAAATTGCCGGGCGGGAATTTTTCTTGCTGGCACACGTGTACGTGAGGCAGCCTATCATCTCTGGTGAATTCTACGCCCTATGCCAAAAGCACAAATTGAAGCTACAGGTCATCGCCATCTGA
- a CDS encoding metallophosphoesterase, with protein sequence MKIGVVSDTHLSSRAKGLPSVLMEEFRQVDIILHLGDWVSPEIYDMLSELAPVEGIAGNNDGYDIIERFGESKILTLEGMRIGMIHGHAPYSRKGTDGNALLAFEGQDVDCILFGHSHQPLMRRENGILLFNPGSPTDKRREKQYSFGLMDIEDGTITARHVFYDSRE encoded by the coding sequence ATGAAGATTGGAGTTGTGTCGGATACCCATCTCTCAAGCAGGGCCAAGGGCTTGCCGTCCGTGCTTATGGAAGAATTCCGCCAGGTGGATATCATTCTGCATTTGGGAGACTGGGTGTCGCCGGAGATCTATGACATGCTGTCCGAGCTTGCCCCGGTGGAGGGGATTGCCGGAAACAATGATGGCTATGATATTATTGAGCGCTTCGGCGAGAGTAAGATTCTTACGTTAGAGGGCATGCGCATTGGAATGATTCACGGACACGCGCCATATTCCCGCAAAGGAACGGATGGGAATGCGCTGCTGGCCTTTGAAGGCCAGGATGTGGACTGCATCCTCTTTGGCCATTCCCATCAGCCGCTGATGCGCCGGGAGAACGGGATTCTGCTGTTCAATCCGGGCTCGCCTACGGACAAACGCCGGGAGAAGCAGTATTCGTTTGGTCTGATGGATATTGAGGACGGTACAATTACCGCCCGTCATGTCTTTTACGATTCCAGGGAATAA
- a CDS encoding GNAT family N-acetyltransferase encodes MLNFRFERAGLEDVEELAPVFNDYRSFYGQAADLEAAREFLTARLQHEESVVFMAVAGEGEDRQVHGLAQLYPSFSSVTLQPVWILNDLFVTQKQRGQGLGSLLLEGVKGFAQGTGAKGLTLSTMMDNTGAQRLYEAHGYVRDESFYNYYLYF; translated from the coding sequence TTGCTGAATTTTCGCTTTGAACGTGCGGGTCTTGAGGATGTGGAGGAGCTTGCACCGGTATTTAATGACTACCGCAGCTTTTACGGCCAAGCTGCCGACCTGGAAGCTGCCCGGGAGTTCCTGACGGCAAGACTGCAGCATGAGGAATCGGTTGTCTTCATGGCGGTTGCCGGTGAGGGTGAAGACAGGCAGGTTCATGGATTGGCGCAGTTATATCCTTCGTTCTCTTCCGTTACGCTCCAGCCGGTATGGATTCTGAATGATCTGTTCGTGACGCAGAAGCAGCGGGGACAAGGACTGGGCTCATTGCTGCTTGAAGGCGTGAAGGGCTTCGCCCAGGGGACAGGAGCCAAAGGCCTGACGCTGTCCACCATGATGGACAACACCGGTGCACAGCGTTTATACGAAGCCCATGGATATGTGCGGGACGAGAGCTTTTACAATTATTATTTATATTTCTAA
- a CDS encoding HAD family hydrolase, translated as MTETNGKLAVFFDLDDTLYDHLLPFREAVREVLAPEEDKLDYAELFYTVRHHSDLLWPKYLRGEMELEETRVMRLELAFDEFGLPLSREQAVQIQASYIARQYTIEMIEGVAEQLQRFISQGHPVGIITNGPQEHQMGKLRGLGIDRIIPPEMIFISDAVGLAKPDPAIFAHVNRVTGTVPENSLYVGDTWANDVVGALAAGWKVCWYNPRGREPGTDHRPSHIFTNYKEFSELPLV; from the coding sequence GTGACGGAGACAAATGGTAAGCTGGCTGTGTTTTTTGATCTGGATGATACGCTGTATGACCACCTGCTTCCCTTCCGGGAAGCCGTACGTGAGGTGTTGGCCCCTGAGGAGGACAAGCTGGATTACGCAGAGCTGTTCTACACGGTAAGACATCACAGTGATTTGCTGTGGCCGAAGTATCTGCGCGGGGAGATGGAGCTGGAGGAGACGCGGGTGATGCGGCTGGAGCTGGCTTTTGACGAATTTGGCTTGCCGCTCTCCCGGGAGCAGGCGGTGCAGATACAGGCCTCCTACATTGCCCGCCAATATACGATTGAGATGATTGAAGGCGTAGCGGAGCAATTGCAGCGGTTCATTAGCCAAGGGCACCCGGTAGGCATTATCACGAACGGTCCGCAGGAGCACCAGATGGGCAAGCTGCGCGGGCTGGGGATCGACCGGATCATTCCGCCGGAGATGATCTTCATCTCGGATGCGGTCGGTCTGGCAAAGCCGGACCCGGCCATCTTCGCTCATGTTAACCGTGTGACGGGAACGGTGCCGGAGAACAGCCTCTATGTGGGCGATACCTGGGCCAACGATGTGGTCGGGGCGCTGGCTGCGGGCTGGAAGGTATGCTGGTACAATCCGCGCGGGCGAGAGCCGGGGACGGATCATAGGCCAAGTCATATTTTCACGAATTATAAAGAGTTCAGCGAGCTGCCGCTGGTGTGA
- a CDS encoding FAD:protein FMN transferase, which yields MSEIKKTSKNKKTVVILAALVVVIAAAVVIWLTVGNNKSEDSPAATGTGDTKSLEQTFYIYDTVVNIKVFGDTVKQKNMDDIQAMLERMDIEFSRTKTNGELYAVNQAAGKQAVAVSDETLDIVKLSLKYAEEMDGLYDPTIGPLVDLWAIGEGGERVPDQAAIDKARSLTNYKDVIVDEAAKTVKLAKEGMVLDMGGIGKGYAADRIADYLKAQGLNSAMINLGGSSIIALGNKPNGSQWNIGLQDPDQSRGTQLGTIKITDEVIDASGVYERFFMQDGVRYHHILDPRTGFPSQNGLKSITIMSPNATDADALSTGVFLMGLEEGMKYLEALPEKVEAFFITDDNKIYATSELKKRLNLTDPTYSFAN from the coding sequence ATGTCTGAAATTAAAAAAACATCTAAGAACAAAAAAACCGTTGTAATTCTGGCCGCGCTCGTCGTTGTTATCGCTGCGGCTGTGGTAATCTGGCTTACAGTAGGCAACAATAAGAGTGAAGACAGTCCTGCTGCTACTGGAACCGGCGATACGAAATCCCTGGAACAGACATTTTATATTTATGACACCGTCGTGAATATCAAGGTGTTCGGCGATACAGTGAAGCAGAAGAATATGGACGACATTCAGGCCATGCTGGAACGGATGGACATTGAGTTCAGCCGCACCAAGACGAACGGGGAATTGTACGCAGTGAATCAGGCCGCCGGTAAGCAAGCTGTTGCTGTGTCTGACGAAACGCTGGATATCGTGAAGCTCTCCCTCAAATATGCAGAGGAAATGGACGGGCTTTACGATCCGACCATCGGGCCGCTGGTCGACCTCTGGGCCATCGGCGAAGGCGGAGAGCGCGTGCCGGACCAGGCAGCGATTGACAAGGCGCGCAGCTTGACCAACTATAAGGATGTTATTGTAGATGAAGCCGCGAAGACGGTGAAGTTAGCCAAAGAAGGCATGGTGCTGGACATGGGCGGAATCGGCAAGGGCTATGCGGCTGACCGGATCGCCGACTATCTCAAGGCTCAGGGCCTGAACAGCGCGATGATTAATCTCGGGGGCAGCAGCATTATCGCCCTTGGCAATAAGCCAAATGGTTCCCAGTGGAATATCGGCCTGCAAGACCCCGATCAGAGCCGGGGCACCCAGCTCGGCACGATTAAAATTACCGATGAGGTCATTGATGCTTCCGGGGTGTATGAGCGCTTCTTCATGCAGGACGGGGTGCGTTACCACCATATCCTCGACCCCCGCACGGGCTTCCCTTCCCAGAACGGGCTGAAGAGTATCACTATCATGAGCCCCAATGCGACAGATGCGGACGCTCTTTCCACTGGTGTGTTCCTCATGGGCCTGGAAGAAGGCATGAAGTATCTCGAAGCGCTGCCGGAGAAGGTTGAGGCCTTCTTCATTACGGACGATAACAAGATCTATGCCACCTCTGAGCTGAAGAAGCGGCTGAATCTGACCGATCCCACTTATAGCTTCGCTAATTAA
- a CDS encoding TetR/AcrR family transcriptional regulator, with protein MSIDRKALILQAATLSFVQFGYKATTMDQVSRIANVGKGTIYTFFKTKEELFEEILGKATAELTSVMSRVAAQQTSFVHKLLHLLDSILEFRLDHELFVKLAQEVRDIGTAQALEGVKRMEGYALEFLQQQIEEAIGNGEVKACDASVAAFMILRMYLALTTEWNKSHEPLDQNKIKEHMILFISTGMLQ; from the coding sequence ATGTCTATTGACCGTAAAGCTTTAATCCTGCAGGCTGCAACCCTGTCCTTTGTACAATTCGGCTATAAAGCTACGACGATGGATCAGGTATCCAGAATCGCCAATGTGGGCAAGGGCACGATCTATACCTTTTTCAAAACCAAGGAAGAACTGTTCGAGGAAATTCTGGGCAAGGCCACAGCTGAATTAACATCGGTGATGAGCCGTGTGGCTGCGCAGCAAACTTCCTTCGTGCATAAGCTGCTTCATCTGCTGGACTCCATTCTGGAGTTCCGCCTGGACCATGAGCTGTTCGTGAAGCTGGCGCAGGAGGTACGGGATATCGGTACGGCCCAGGCGCTCGAAGGCGTGAAGCGTATGGAGGGTTATGCGCTGGAGTTCCTGCAGCAGCAGATCGAGGAGGCCATCGGGAACGGAGAAGTGAAGGCCTGCGATGCCAGTGTGGCGGCGTTTATGATTCTGCGGATGTATCTGGCGCTGACCACGGAATGGAACAAATCCCATGAGCCGCTGGATCAGAACAAGATCAAAGAGCATATGATTCTGTTCATCTCCACCGGAATGCTGCAATAG
- a CDS encoding SGNH/GDSL hydrolase family protein codes for MEKYSNSTGLGGQEGPAAPQDPVERRDGFFVMFETAIEATARAEGKPSQEVYLEGNYLIDKAKYIGGVTDEQMLAMLRDWTGFRKLVHSIGVSVKTGEEGTAVTFLLQNWGRTSKYETGTQLRVPCPGDGTEILVKLEETEWSEEDVAPGKYAFEFNNEGELATASIVLYLNDGYTAPELTAEPPVDFDSSAYRAMIAKSLLHAGNNRRLKRAMDKAASGEDVTIAYIGGSITQGAGAKPIHTECYAYQSYLRFKELFGKDGGENIHFIKAGVGGTPSELGMIRYERDVLRDSAAAPDIVVVEFAVNDEGDETKGNCFESLCLKILSAPNHPAVILLFSVFVNDWNLQDRLSPVGRRYNLPMVSVKDAVTEQFRLSKAEGNIISKRQFFYDIYHPTNDGHRVMADSLGYLFSETARAGMDEEGEDTLTGAPVLGNDYAHVRLLDRISDLGSAGAAIAIEAGGFDGTDEELQQVEMDANPFGTPQFPHNWMHTAASGEDRFRLTITSKNLILVFKDSGSPDVGKAEVYVDGKLVLTADPHVNSWTHCNAVILYKNEQSEEHVVEIRMAPEDQEKCFTILGFGYTA; via the coding sequence ATGGAAAAGTATAGCAACAGTACCGGGCTTGGCGGGCAGGAGGGTCCGGCGGCACCCCAAGATCCAGTGGAGCGCCGGGACGGCTTCTTCGTCATGTTCGAGACGGCGATTGAGGCAACCGCCCGGGCGGAGGGCAAGCCCTCGCAGGAGGTCTATCTGGAAGGCAATTATCTGATCGATAAAGCCAAATACATAGGCGGGGTTACGGATGAGCAGATGCTGGCGATGCTTAGAGACTGGACCGGCTTCCGCAAGCTGGTGCACAGCATTGGTGTATCTGTGAAGACGGGGGAGGAAGGGACAGCGGTCACTTTTCTCCTGCAGAATTGGGGCAGAACCAGCAAATATGAGACTGGCACGCAGCTGCGGGTCCCCTGCCCTGGCGATGGAACGGAAATCCTAGTGAAACTGGAGGAGACCGAATGGTCTGAGGAGGATGTGGCTCCCGGCAAATATGCCTTTGAGTTCAACAACGAGGGGGAACTGGCGACAGCGAGCATCGTTCTCTACCTTAATGACGGGTACACGGCACCTGAGCTGACAGCGGAACCTCCCGTAGACTTCGATTCGTCTGCTTATCGTGCAATGATTGCGAAGTCCCTGCTGCATGCGGGCAATAACCGGCGGCTGAAGCGGGCTATGGACAAGGCTGCAAGCGGCGAGGATGTGACGATTGCTTATATTGGCGGGTCTATCACACAGGGTGCAGGAGCCAAACCGATCCATACAGAATGCTATGCTTATCAGTCGTACTTGAGATTTAAGGAGTTATTCGGCAAGGACGGAGGAGAGAACATTCATTTCATCAAGGCCGGGGTTGGCGGGACGCCCTCCGAGCTGGGGATGATCCGCTATGAGCGGGATGTGTTGAGGGATAGTGCAGCCGCTCCTGACATCGTAGTGGTGGAATTTGCTGTGAATGATGAAGGGGACGAGACGAAGGGTAACTGCTTCGAGAGCCTCTGTCTCAAAATTCTGTCTGCCCCGAACCATCCTGCTGTCATCCTGCTGTTCAGTGTCTTCGTGAATGACTGGAACCTGCAGGACCGCCTCTCCCCGGTAGGCAGACGCTATAATCTCCCGATGGTCAGTGTCAAAGATGCAGTAACAGAGCAGTTCCGGCTGAGCAAGGCCGAAGGGAATATCATCTCCAAGCGGCAATTCTTCTACGATATTTATCACCCTACGAATGATGGGCACCGCGTAATGGCGGATTCCCTGGGCTACCTGTTCTCCGAAACCGCCCGGGCGGGGATGGATGAAGAGGGTGAGGATACGCTGACGGGTGCGCCTGTGCTCGGCAATGATTATGCCCATGTCCGGCTGCTGGACCGCATAAGTGATCTGGGCAGCGCAGGTGCTGCGATTGCTATTGAAGCAGGCGGCTTCGACGGTACGGATGAGGAGCTGCAGCAGGTGGAGATGGATGCCAATCCGTTCGGCACTCCGCAATTCCCGCATAACTGGATGCACACGGCTGCGTCTGGTGAGGATCGCTTCAGGCTGACAATCACCAGCAAGAATCTGATCCTGGTCTTCAAGGATTCGGGCAGCCCGGATGTGGGCAAGGCGGAGGTCTATGTGGACGGCAAGCTGGTTCTGACGGCAGATCCGCATGTGAATAGCTGGACCCACTGCAACGCTGTGATTCTGTATAAGAATGAGCAGAGCGAGGAGCATGTGGTGGAGATCCGGATGGCGCCGGAGGATCAGGAGAAGTGCTTCACCATCCTGGGCTTCGGGTATACGGCCTAA
- a CDS encoding glycosyltransferase family 2 protein, with translation MHDLSIVIPTRNRISDLTLCIESIGAQTGLEDVSIELLIVDDGEIGERVLEYFREVLGRLPDASLCYYRKTKPGVWLSRYEALGLIDGEILLSFDDDAELDDSFYIRRMLDTYASDPSIVGVGGIAKGLSSSKSGKLLGRLTCQMSASPGRLSASTLAGSLLLWGETENIFETDFFHGCNMSFRSSALRDMKPYPWMTSYAVADDIYMCHLASRYGKLVINPELKIMHHESPSSRDKAGRVARATAVNHYYLLNLRKAPVKNYAALLWTLSYLAVKSTLKRNFNAVSGYASGILFVLNPRKNKYREFMLD, from the coding sequence ATGCATGACCTGTCTATAGTCATTCCCACGCGTAACCGGATCAGCGATCTGACCCTCTGCATTGAATCCATCGGCGCGCAGACCGGCCTGGAGGATGTCTCCATCGAACTGCTGATCGTGGACGACGGCGAGATCGGAGAACGGGTGCTGGAGTATTTCCGCGAGGTGCTCGGGCGTCTTCCAGATGCCAGCCTGTGTTATTACCGCAAAACCAAGCCCGGCGTCTGGCTCTCCCGCTACGAGGCCCTCGGGCTCATCGACGGGGAGATTCTGCTCAGCTTCGATGACGATGCGGAGCTGGACGATTCGTTCTATATCCGCCGGATGCTCGATACCTATGCCTCAGACCCGTCCATTGTCGGGGTCGGCGGAATCGCCAAGGGTCTCTCCAGCAGCAAATCGGGCAAGCTGCTCGGCAGGCTGACCTGCCAAATGTCGGCTTCGCCAGGCAGACTGTCGGCAAGCACACTGGCCGGGTCTCTTCTCTTATGGGGGGAGACGGAGAATATTTTTGAGACGGACTTCTTCCATGGCTGCAATATGTCCTTCCGCAGCTCGGCGCTGCGGGATATGAAGCCGTACCCCTGGATGACCAGCTACGCAGTAGCAGACGATATCTATATGTGCCATCTGGCGAGCAGATACGGCAAGCTGGTGATTAACCCGGAGCTGAAAATCATGCATCATGAATCGCCCAGCTCGCGCGACAAGGCAGGCCGGGTCGCACGGGCGACCGCAGTCAATCATTATTATCTGCTGAATCTGCGCAAAGCACCCGTGAAGAATTATGCAGCTCTGCTCTGGACCTTGTCTTACCTCGCCGTCAAGTCTACGCTCAAGCGGAACTTCAATGCCGTCTCCGGCTACGCCAGCGGCATTCTGTTCGTGCTTAATCCCCGCAAGAATAAATACAGGGAATTTATGCTGGACTAG
- a CDS encoding DsbA family oxidoreductase, with the protein MRIDIWSDYACPFCYIGKRRLEHALSQFPGRDQVEVVFRSFQLDPNARTDETRDIHELLAGKYGMTRDKAKEMNAQLAEQAQGVGLEFNFDTIQSTNTFDAHRLSHYAATQGKAPQMTERLLRAYFTDSLNLGDRQVLAELAAEAGLDQAKVAEVLDSEAYGDRVEADIEAARQLNITGVPFFVFNNKYAVSGAQPGPVFTEVLDTVWAEEQKGPELQVVGQPKSGAAPSDDGCDDGSCSI; encoded by the coding sequence ATGAGAATAGATATATGGTCTGATTATGCCTGCCCGTTCTGCTATATCGGCAAAAGACGGCTGGAGCACGCGCTGAGCCAATTCCCCGGCCGTGACCAGGTAGAGGTCGTGTTCCGCAGCTTCCAGCTGGACCCGAATGCACGCACCGATGAGACGAGAGATATCCATGAGCTGCTGGCCGGTAAATACGGCATGACCCGTGACAAGGCCAAGGAGATGAACGCACAGCTGGCCGAGCAGGCGCAGGGTGTGGGTCTGGAGTTCAATTTCGATACAATTCAGTCCACGAATACCTTTGACGCTCACCGCTTGAGCCATTATGCCGCTACTCAGGGCAAGGCTCCGCAGATGACCGAACGGCTGCTGCGTGCGTACTTCACCGATTCATTGAATCTGGGTGACCGCCAAGTGCTGGCTGAGCTGGCTGCCGAGGCCGGACTGGATCAGGCCAAAGTGGCTGAGGTGCTCGACAGTGAGGCTTATGGCGACCGGGTAGAGGCTGACATTGAAGCTGCCCGGCAGCTGAACATCACCGGCGTTCCGTTCTTCGTCTTCAATAATAAGTACGCAGTATCCGGCGCACAGCCGGGTCCGGTCTTTACTGAAGTGCTGGACACGGTATGGGCGGAGGAGCAGAAGGGTCCAGAGCTTCAGGTGGTCGGCCAGCCGAAATCCGGGGCTGCACCGTCTGATGACGGCTGCGATGACGGCTCCTGCAGCATCTGA
- a CDS encoding oleate hydratase: protein MKKEYGNEQVYFVGGGIASLAGAAYLVRDCNFPGQNIHIIEEMKILGGSNDGAGDAEHGYVIRGGRMLNDETYENLWELLSTIPSIDQPGMTLREEIVQFDESNPTRGQARLINSKGEVLDVTSMGFDMADRLAMGKLVITPEPALGTLRINDWFGPHFFTTNFWYMWATTFAFQPWHSAVEFKRYMLRFMHEFPRIQTLEGVTRTPYNQYDSIILPLHQYLEPLGVDFTLKCTVTDLEFKDGDGITVTAMKVVRDGVEDVITVNEGDRVIVTNGSMTEGSSLGSMTSAPGMNGKGSSWKLWETIAAKKPGLGNPSSFDDHVDESKWESFTVTFQDSKFFDLMEKFTRNRAGTGALVTFKDSSWFMSVVLAFQPHFRNQPEHVKVFWGYGLYPDKVGDYVHKKMCDCTGEEIMEELIGHLHFEAHKEEIMATANCIPCMMPYITSQFMPRLNSDRPQVVPEGSTNLAFISQYCEIPDDIVFTEEYSVRAARIAVYTLFGVNRPVEPINAYQNDVRTLFSSLITSFR from the coding sequence GTGAAAAAAGAGTACGGTAACGAGCAGGTATATTTCGTAGGCGGTGGCATTGCATCCCTTGCGGGTGCGGCCTATCTGGTTAGAGACTGCAATTTTCCCGGACAGAACATTCACATTATTGAAGAGATGAAGATCCTTGGCGGCAGCAATGACGGAGCCGGCGATGCAGAGCATGGATATGTCATTCGCGGCGGCCGCATGCTGAACGATGAGACCTATGAGAACCTGTGGGAGCTATTAAGTACCATTCCGTCCATTGACCAGCCGGGGATGACGCTGCGGGAAGAAATCGTTCAATTTGACGAGTCCAATCCAACCCGCGGCCAGGCACGGCTAATCAACAGCAAGGGTGAGGTTCTGGATGTCACCTCAATGGGCTTCGATATGGCAGACCGCCTGGCCATGGGCAAGCTGGTCATTACGCCGGAGCCAGCCCTGGGCACCTTGCGGATTAACGACTGGTTCGGACCGCATTTCTTCACGACGAACTTCTGGTACATGTGGGCAACCACCTTTGCTTTCCAGCCTTGGCATAGTGCGGTTGAGTTCAAGCGGTATATGCTCCGCTTCATGCACGAGTTCCCTAGAATTCAAACGCTTGAAGGCGTAACCCGCACCCCATACAACCAATATGATTCGATTATTCTGCCGCTGCATCAATATCTGGAGCCGCTGGGCGTAGATTTCACCTTGAAATGTACGGTAACCGATCTGGAATTCAAAGATGGCGACGGCATTACAGTAACCGCGATGAAGGTCGTCCGCGATGGCGTGGAGGATGTCATTACTGTCAATGAAGGTGACCGGGTCATTGTGACGAACGGCTCGATGACCGAAGGCTCCAGCCTCGGATCAATGACCTCCGCTCCCGGGATGAACGGTAAGGGCAGCTCATGGAAGCTGTGGGAGACGATCGCCGCGAAGAAGCCAGGTCTCGGTAATCCTTCTTCCTTCGACGATCATGTGGATGAATCCAAATGGGAATCCTTCACGGTGACCTTCCAGGACTCGAAGTTCTTCGACCTGATGGAGAAGTTCACCCGCAACCGGGCCGGTACCGGCGCACTCGTAACGTTCAAGGATTCCAGTTGGTTCATGTCGGTCGTGCTGGCCTTCCAGCCACATTTCCGCAACCAGCCGGAGCATGTCAAAGTCTTCTGGGGATATGGCCTGTACCCGGACAAGGTCGGCGATTATGTACACAAAAAAATGTGCGACTGTACCGGCGAAGAAATTATGGAGGAGCTGATCGGACATCTGCACTTCGAGGCGCATAAGGAAGAGATCATGGCTACCGCCAACTGTATTCCTTGCATGATGCCATATATCACCTCCCAGTTCATGCCGCGCCTGAATAGCGACCGGCCGCAGGTAGTGCCTGAAGGCTCCACCAACCTGGCCTTTATCAGCCAATACTGCGAGATCCCGGACGATATCGTTTTCACGGAAGAATATTCAGTCCGTGCCGCCCGTATCGCCGTCTACACCTTGTTCGGCGTGAACCGCCCGGTAGAGCCGATCAATGCGTACCAGAACGATGTCCGCACACTGTTCTCCAGTCTAATAACCTCATTCCGGTAA